TTGCAGTAGCGGCGTGATATCACGAAAATTTACGCCCTGATCTGGCCAGTCAGGAACCGTGCGAATAACGGACTTAATGTAGTCGCCGTAGATGCTCATCGCGTCTCTCATTGATTAAGAATAAAGCGGGTAATTAACCCAGGAAAAGAAACTTTGCTGCAAATAGCAGTGCCAGCGTTATGACGGCAGGGTTCAAATCGCTGAACCTCCCCGAGAGCGCCTTGATTGCCACATAGCTAATAAAGCCAAGCGCAATCCCCTCAGCAATTGAGAAAGTCAGCGGCATAGCCAGTGCTGCGATCAGTACAGGCGCAGCGTCGGTAGGGTCTTCCCAATTTGCGTGGGCTAAGCTGCCCGCCATCAAAACGGCCACGTAAAGCAGCGCCCCTGCCGTCGCGTAAGCAGGAATGGACCCTGCTAACGGCGCAAAGAAAAGACTAATCAAAAACAGCAAACCGACCACAACAGCCGTCAAACCGGTACGACCACCGGAAGCGATACCTGCGGTTGATTCGATATAGCTAGTCGTTGTCGAGGTACCCAATGCAGCGCCTGCCATAGAGGCGGTGCTATCTGCCATCATGGCGCGGCCAATACGCGGCAGTTTGCCATTTTCATCCAGCAGTTTGCCACGATGCGCCACACCTACCAACGTGCCTGAGGTATCAAACAGATCTACAAACAAGAAGGCAAAAATAACACTTAGCATCGCTACATCCAGCGCACCCATCAGATCCATTGCCATGAAGGTGGGAGCAATCGAAGGCGGCATCGACATAATACCGCCATACTGATTATGACCGAACAGCATCGCCAGGACCGTGACACCCAAAATGCCGATCATTACCGCACCGGTTACGCGTAGGTAAGAAAGTGCTGTAATAACGAAAAAGCCCAGCAGCGCATACAGCGCAGGGGGTTCAGACAGATCACCCAGCGCCACATAAGTGGCTGGATTGGCCACTACAATACCGGCATTTTTAAGTGCAATCATCGCAAGGAACAAGCCAATACCCGCGGCAATGCCCAAACGCAATGAAAGTGGAATAGAATTGATGATCCATTCGCGGATTTTAAAAATACTTAGCAGAAAAAACGCAAAGCCCGAGAAGAATACAGCCCCTAATGCCGCTTCCCAGGTATAGCCCATTCCCAGTACAACACCATAGGTAAAGAAGGCATTCAGCCCCATACCAGGTGCTTGCGCGATCGGATAGTTTGCCCAAAGCCCCATGACAAAACAGCCGATGGCAGCCGCGACACAGGTAGCAACAAATACCGCGCCGTAATCCATCCCCGCTTCCGAGAGAATGCTCGGGTTGACGAAAATGATATAAGCCATTGTAAGGAAGGTGGTGAATCCCGCGATCACCTCGGTCTTTACATTGGTCTTCTGCTCGGTGAGCTTGAAGTAATTGTCCAGAAGTTTCATGTCGTTTTTATCCTTCGCGCTTACGCTGAATGCGTCCCTTGATGCGAGAAAAGCCGCACATACTACCTAAAGGCTCTACGCGTTGCGAGTGCCCCGTGTGCCGCTAGCGTTGGTGGGAAGTCACCCACCTATCTATTATGAATAGCAAACTTCAGGCCATGAGCTAACCGATCGGTCAACGGTAAGACAAAAAACACGATTAAAGACGACTCGCTAACACGCGTTCAACTGTTTCAACAATCACCTGAGTTTGTGGATCAATCTCGATATTGACTCTGTCGCCTAGCAACCGATCTTTTAAAACCGTGCGCGCCAACGTCTCCGGTATCAGATTGACACTGAACTCAACCCCAGCACCATCGCCCGCGGGTCTTACGTCACCTACCGTCAAGCTAATACCATCAACACCAATGTATCCCTTCTCGAATACAAACTTAGCGACTTTCTCAGGCAGTGAAAACCAAAGCCGACGATTGTTAGGTGCCTCTTCTATCGCCACCACATTGGCCATACAAATAATGTGGCCAGACATGGAGTGCCCACCAATTTCATCACCAAAACGCGCCGCGCGCTCTATGTTGACGCACTGACCTGGTGCAATTGCACCAAGATTTGTCAAACGCAACGTTTCACGCATTAGATCAAAACTGACATTCCCATCTTCTATCGCGGTTACCGTTAGGCAAACACCGTTATGGGCTACCGACGCGCCAATGGTGAGCCCTTCGCGCAACGCTTCCGGCAATGCGACTACGTGGGTGCGAAACTCTTCTAGTTCTTTAACAGCGACGACTTCAGCCACGCCTTGCACGATGCCTGTAAACATATTGCTACGTCCTCTTTCTCCACGCATTAAAGATAAAATAGGTTCTAAAATTTTGTGCAAGCTTACTACTAATGCCCAGACCTTGTGCAGCCAGAAGTCTTGATACAAACGTTGAAACGGTTTTTTTTCTGATAACAAGCAGTTGAATCGACACTCATTAGAATTAATCACTAACAGAGATCATTGAATCAGGAAATAACCCTAAATGATTGCATAAAAACATCAAATAGAACGGTTCTAATTGACAAGGCACCCACCACTCTTTAGACTTTCGCCGCAAATGTAATGACGCCGATTTGTACCCAGATTGCGGGCGTCCACCAAGCCAATGGCCTGGTGAAGTGCAGCTAAAAGGGTGTGTCCAGCGTTGATGGCCACCCGCAAGGGTGGCCTTTTTTTATTTCCCGCCCTACGCTTGCCCCCTCGCACTCCGTCTTCGGCCTACCATTAAGGCAGACGCTATGATTGAAATTAGCAACGTTAGTAAAACCTATGGCACCGGCAATAGTGCCGTTCATGCCCTAAAAGACGTTAATTTAACGATTCCGAAAGGCACTATTCACGGCGTTATTGGCCTTTCGGGCGCAGGCAAATCGACCCTTATCCGTTGCGTCAACCTGCTTGAACGACCAAGCACTGGCAGCGTATCAGTCGATGGCCAGGAAATGACCCGTCTTAGTCGCGGCGAATTAAACCGCGCCCGGCACCGTATTGGAATGATTTTCCAGCATTTCAATCTGCTAACCACACGCACAGTATTTGATAATGTGGCACTCCCCCTTGAGCTAATGGGCGAAAGTCGCAGCGCTATAAAGAATCGCGTATTACCGCTGCTAGAGCTGGTCGGCTTGTCTGATAAAGCCAAACAATACCCAGCCCAGCTTTCTGGCGGTCAAAAGCAGCGTGTCGCCATCGCCCGCGCACTAGCCAGCAAACCTAACGTATTGTTGTGCGATGAAGCCACTTCAGCACTAGACCCCCAGACCACCAGCTCCATCCTTGAGCTGTTGAGAGAAATTAATCAGCAGCTTGGTATCACCATCTTGTTGATCACTCACGAAATGGAGGTGGTGAAATCTATTTGCCACCGCGTAAGCCTCATTTCCGATGGCGAGCTTGTTGAAGACGCTGAGGTCGGTGATTTTTTTACTGCGCCTAGCACGCAGCTGGGCAGGGAATTTCTGAATGACTTTTTACAGCTAAGCCCACCTAAAGAGCTGATCGAGCGTTTGAGCGACACGCCCAGCGAGCACACTCACCCCGTTGTTCGATTAACCTTCTCTGGCGACGCCGTTTCGACCCCCCTTATTTCACGCTTAGCGCGGGAGTGCAGCGTTGACGTCAGCATACTCCAAGCAAAGGTCGAATCCATTCAAGACCGCACGCTAGGGCTAATGATTGCTGAGCTGCTCGGCAGCCCCGCACAAACTCAGGAAGCAATGGCTTATCTAGAAGCACATCAACTACAGGTA
This genomic window from Halomonas sp. TD01 contains:
- a CDS encoding NCS2 family permease, with protein sequence MKLLDNYFKLTEQKTNVKTEVIAGFTTFLTMAYIIFVNPSILSEAGMDYGAVFVATCVAAAIGCFVMGLWANYPIAQAPGMGLNAFFTYGVVLGMGYTWEAALGAVFFSGFAFFLLSIFKIREWIINSIPLSLRLGIAAGIGLFLAMIALKNAGIVVANPATYVALGDLSEPPALYALLGFFVITALSYLRVTGAVMIGILGVTVLAMLFGHNQYGGIMSMPPSIAPTFMAMDLMGALDVAMLSVIFAFLFVDLFDTSGTLVGVAHRGKLLDENGKLPRIGRAMMADSTASMAGAALGTSTTTSYIESTAGIASGGRTGLTAVVVGLLFLISLFFAPLAGSIPAYATAGALLYVAVLMAGSLAHANWEDPTDAAPVLIAALAMPLTFSIAEGIALGFISYVAIKALSGRFSDLNPAVITLALLFAAKFLFLG
- a CDS encoding riboflavin synthase codes for the protein MFTGIVQGVAEVVAVKELEEFRTHVVALPEALREGLTIGASVAHNGVCLTVTAIEDGNVSFDLMRETLRLTNLGAIAPGQCVNIERAARFGDEIGGHSMSGHIICMANVVAIEEAPNNRRLWFSLPEKVAKFVFEKGYIGVDGISLTVGDVRPAGDGAGVEFSVNLIPETLARTVLKDRLLGDRVNIEIDPQTQVIVETVERVLASRL
- a CDS encoding methionine ABC transporter ATP-binding protein translates to MIEISNVSKTYGTGNSAVHALKDVNLTIPKGTIHGVIGLSGAGKSTLIRCVNLLERPSTGSVSVDGQEMTRLSRGELNRARHRIGMIFQHFNLLTTRTVFDNVALPLELMGESRSAIKNRVLPLLELVGLSDKAKQYPAQLSGGQKQRVAIARALASKPNVLLCDEATSALDPQTTSSILELLREINQQLGITILLITHEMEVVKSICHRVSLISDGELVEDAEVGDFFTAPSTQLGREFLNDFLQLSPPKELIERLSDTPSEHTHPVVRLTFSGDAVSTPLISRLARECSVDVSILQAKVESIQDRTLGLMIAELLGSPAQTQEAMAYLEAHQLQVEVLGHVQRNV